From one Rhopalosiphum padi isolate XX-2018 chromosome 2, ASM2088224v1, whole genome shotgun sequence genomic stretch:
- the LOC132920483 gene encoding AN1-type zinc finger protein 1-like produces MEFPDFGKQCANKDCKQLDFLPVKCDNCHAVFCKDHSRFDSHQCVPIESTNDLAPKLDTIWFECTHDSCILKNPCEMLCPKCNKHYCLAHRHHGCLDELPGKEARKILRDAAKKSKDQFTIAKEEADKKIEASLRQAELQPEKRRMAQQIRLMKLKGKALGDNKIPVIDRVYFTVHPPMKDNKVISPVPLFTSKTWTVGRTIDLFAVRLKIENRNDKSNTPKLRVFKLEDGEHLSNKMDSVIGHMVTDGLIFNGDSLILHYVDATKNPIEIEPEKLEEYKLSSV; encoded by the exons ATGGAGTTTCCAGATTTTGGTAAACAATGTGCCAACAAGGACTGCAAACAATTAGATTTTTTGCCAGTCAAATGTGATAATTGCCATGCTGTGTTTTGTAAAGACCATTCAAGATTTGATAGTCATCAATGTGTTCCCATCGAATCTACTAATGATTTGGCACCAAAGTTG gataCAATTTGGTTTGAATGTACACATGATAGTTGTATATTGAAAAATCCCTGTGAAATGCTATGTCCTAAGTGTAATAAACATTACTGTCTTGCGCATAGACATCATGGTTGTCTTGATGAACTTCCAGGGAAAGAAGCTAGAAAAATTTTAAGAGACGCTGCTAAGAAATCCAAAGACCAATTTACAATAGCTAAAGAAGAAGCTGATAAAAAA attgaAGCAAGTCTAAGGCAAGCGGAATTACAACCAGAAAAGAGACGTATGGCCCAACAGATTCGTTTAATGAAACTTAAGGGGAAAGCATTGGGTGATAATAAAATACCAGTGATTGACAGAGTTTATTTTACTGTCCACCCACCGATGAaagataataaagttatttcacCTGTGCCCTTATTCACCAGTAAGACCTGGACAGTTGGTAGAACAATAGATTTATTTGCGGTtcgtttgaaaattgaaaatcgaaATGATAAAAGTAATACTCCTAAACTGCGTGTATTCAAACTAGAAGATGGTGAACATTTATCGAATAAAATGGATTCTGTAATAGGTCATATGGTCACTGatggattaatatttaatggagATTCATTAATTCTTCATTATGTTGATGCTACAAAGAATCCTATCGAAATAGAACCAGAAAAATTAGAGGAATATAAACTATCAAgtgtttaa
- the LOC132922467 gene encoding dnaJ-like protein MG002 homolog isoform X2: MFSGKLMCAATVDVVTLRSHGFWLKCWRTDLTIVSRKKLTICFAPRRCFNVTIPLRASKNYYDVLGVPRDANPKQIKDAYYKLAMKHHPDKNQGVLTKQFRDIKEAYDILSNESSRMKYNNSMGTGSSNNNYRNQNSSTSSDWTSNSSYGRYNTDYEYTSNNKNWSRTEYSYTRNRRAGGFDPLKPFNVFINVITVPKTIVKTQIDLMLLSFIKNRTLKWILFHLFQYLWTWGLKNLNYNVLISSSSPNSALGEFIRSLLENRTIRIELTELEAIKGKAVRVNVSENEKVLVVNIPKGVQRGQSFYLFYLVDNDNNAKFKG; this comes from the exons ATGTTTTCTGGAAAGCTGATGTGCGCTGCTACTGTCGACGTCGTGACACTGCGGAGCCATGGGTTCTGGCTGAAATGTTGGCGGACTGACCTAACCATTGTATCAAGGAAAAAGCTGACGATATGTTTTGCTCCCAGACGTTGTTTCAATGTTACTATCCCGTTGAGAGCgtcaaaaaattattacgatGTACTGGGCGTTCCGAGAGATGCCAATCCCAAGCAAATCAAAGACGCTTATTACAAATTGGCAATGAAACACCACCCCGATAAAAATCAAGGAGTACTTACTAAGCAGTTTAGAGACATCAAAGAGGCATACGATATATTGAGCAATGAATCTAGTCGGATGAAGTACAATAACAGCATGGGTACAG gttcttcaaataataattatagaaatcaGAATAGTAGTACATCTAGTGATTGGACATCCAATTCTTCTTATGGTCGTTATAACACAGATTATGAATAtacatctaataataaaaattggtcAAGAACTGAGTACAGTTATACAAGAAACAGACGTGCTGGAGGCTTTGATCCACTTAAaccatttaatgtatttataaacgtaATTACAGTACCCAAGACTATTGTAAAAACTCAAATTGATTTAATGTTATTGAGTTTTATCAAAAACCGTACATTAAAATGgattttgtttcatttatttcaatatctatGGACATGGGGATTGaagaatttgaattataatgtgctgatatcatcatcatcacctAACAGTGCATTAGGAGAGTTCATCAGGAGTTTGCTCGAAAACCGAACAATAAGAATCGAACTGACGGAATTAGAAGCAATAAAGGGTAAAGCAGTTAGAGTGAATGTTAGTGAAAATGAAAAAGTGCTAGTGGTCAATATACCTAAGGGAGTACAAAGAGGTCAATCATTCTACTTGTTTTACCTGGTTGACAACGATAATAATGCCAAATTTAAAGGCTAA
- the LOC132922467 gene encoding dnaJ-like protein MG002 homolog isoform X1, with product MRWSAARCAYQTMFSGKLMCAATVDVVTLRSHGFWLKCWRTDLTIVSRKKLTICFAPRRCFNVTIPLRASKNYYDVLGVPRDANPKQIKDAYYKLAMKHHPDKNQGVLTKQFRDIKEAYDILSNESSRMKYNNSMGTGSSNNNYRNQNSSTSSDWTSNSSYGRYNTDYEYTSNNKNWSRTEYSYTRNRRAGGFDPLKPFNVFINVITVPKTIVKTQIDLMLLSFIKNRTLKWILFHLFQYLWTWGLKNLNYNVLISSSSPNSALGEFIRSLLENRTIRIELTELEAIKGKAVRVNVSENEKVLVVNIPKGVQRGQSFYLFYLVDNDNNAKFKG from the exons ATGC GTTGGTCGGCTGCACGATGCGCGTACCAAACTATGTTTTCTGGAAAGCTGATGTGCGCTGCTACTGTCGACGTCGTGACACTGCGGAGCCATGGGTTCTGGCTGAAATGTTGGCGGACTGACCTAACCATTGTATCAAGGAAAAAGCTGACGATATGTTTTGCTCCCAGACGTTGTTTCAATGTTACTATCCCGTTGAGAGCgtcaaaaaattattacgatGTACTGGGCGTTCCGAGAGATGCCAATCCCAAGCAAATCAAAGACGCTTATTACAAATTGGCAATGAAACACCACCCCGATAAAAATCAAGGAGTACTTACTAAGCAGTTTAGAGACATCAAAGAGGCATACGATATATTGAGCAATGAATCTAGTCGGATGAAGTACAATAACAGCATGGGTACAG gttcttcaaataataattatagaaatcaGAATAGTAGTACATCTAGTGATTGGACATCCAATTCTTCTTATGGTCGTTATAACACAGATTATGAATAtacatctaataataaaaattggtcAAGAACTGAGTACAGTTATACAAGAAACAGACGTGCTGGAGGCTTTGATCCACTTAAaccatttaatgtatttataaacgtaATTACAGTACCCAAGACTATTGTAAAAACTCAAATTGATTTAATGTTATTGAGTTTTATCAAAAACCGTACATTAAAATGgattttgtttcatttatttcaatatctatGGACATGGGGATTGaagaatttgaattataatgtgctgatatcatcatcatcacctAACAGTGCATTAGGAGAGTTCATCAGGAGTTTGCTCGAAAACCGAACAATAAGAATCGAACTGACGGAATTAGAAGCAATAAAGGGTAAAGCAGTTAGAGTGAATGTTAGTGAAAATGAAAAAGTGCTAGTGGTCAATATACCTAAGGGAGTACAAAGAGGTCAATCATTCTACTTGTTTTACCTGGTTGACAACGATAATAATGCCAAATTTAAAGGCTAA
- the LOC132920482 gene encoding general transcription and DNA repair factor IIH helicase subunit XPD, with the protein MKFFIDELEVLFPYEYIYPEQYAYMVELKKAIDAKGHCLLEMPSGTGKTITILSLIVAYMIKYPAKLAKLLYSTRTLSEIEKAAEELRVLCDYYKSNKYDASVLGVVLSSRKNLCVHPSIAGEINGRVVDARCHALTAPFVRARHADGETVSVCEFYEKLDSLGRDTILPPNIYNIEDLKELGVKQGICPYFVARQTLIHANVVIYSYHYLLDPKIAGIVSKDFNKNTIVVFDEAHNIDNVCIDSLSSHITSKNLDKALEGLNKLDTEITAMKERDSQRLKEEYRKMVDGLREIYRNREANAALANPIVPDQVLKITELPGSIRSAEHYIGFMKRFIMYLKLRMNSTTVVQETPIMFIKDVYQKVCINRKPLRFCTERLSSLLRTLEISEIIDFSPLITVAQFATLVSTYMKGFMIIIEPFDERSSTDSCVMHFSCLDASIAIKPILDYFNTVLITSGTLSPLDMYPKILNINPVIMTSLTMTLSRQCFLPMVVGRGNDQVALTSKWESREDSSVARNYGHLLLEMVKVVPDGVVCFFPSYLYMKSVVAAWYDQGLIEKILDYKLIFIETQNIVVTNHAIKCYAEAIERGKGALLLSVARGKVSEGMDFDHHYGRAVIVLGMPYVYTQCRILKARMEYLCSQYQISEGDFLTFDAMRHTAQCVGRAIRGKMDYGIMVFADKRFARHDKRSKLPKWIQAYLTDNVCNLTVDEAAQMSKRWLRYIAQPDPIENQMGISLLDVNGLNKTDFLTKVVQKC; encoded by the exons atgaagtttttcATCGACGAGCTGGAAGTTTTATTCCCGTACGAGTACATATACCCCGAGCAGTACGCGTACATGGTGGAACTGAAAAAAGCGATAGACGCCAAGGGGCATTGCCTGCTCGAGATGCCCTCGGGAACCGGTAAGACCATCACTATACTATCGCTGATCGTCGCTTACATGATCAAGTATCCGGCGAAACTCGCCAAGCTTCTGTACAGCACCCGGACGCTGTCCGAGATCGAAAAGGCGGCTGAAGAATTGCGCGTGCTGTGCGACTACTACAAGTCGAACAAGTACGATGCCAGCGTGTTGGGAGTGGTGCTGTCGTCCCGCAAGAACTTGTGCGTTCATCCGTCGATCGCCGGCGAAATAAACGGGCGTGTGGTGGACGCTCGCTGTCACGCGCTGACCGCGCCGTTCGTACGGGCTCGCCATGCCGACGGCGAGACCGTCAGCGTGTGCGAATTCTACGAAAAACTCGATTCCCTGGGCAGAGACACGATTCTACCTCCAAACATCTACAACATTGAGGACCTGAAAGAATTGGGTGTAAAACAAGGCATTTGCCCTTACTTTGTGGCCAGACAGACCCTTATACATGCTAATGTTGTCATATACAGTTACCATTACCTCTTGGACCCGAAAATCGCCGGTATAGTTTCTAAGGACTTCAACAAGAACACTATAGTGGTGTTTGATGAGGCGCACAACATTGACAATGTCTGTATAGACTCGTTGAGTTCGCACATCACTAGCAAAAATCTAGACAAAGCTTTGGAAGGACTCAATAAATTGGACACTGAGATCACGGCCATGAAAGAGAGGGATTCGCAAAGATTGAAAGAAGAATATAGAAAAATGGTTGACGGCTTGAGGGAAATTTATAGAAACCGCGAAGCCAATGCAGCCCTAGCTAATCCAATTGTACCCGATCAGGTGTTAAAAATCACCGAATTGCCGGGCAGCATCAGAAGTGCTGAACACTATATTGGTTTTATGAAAAGGTTTATTATGTACCTGAAACTCAGAATGAACTCTACCACTGTAGTACAAGAAACTCCTATAATGTTCATTAAAGATGTGTACCAGAAAGTATGTATAAATAGAAAACCGCTGAGGTTTTGTACTGAACGGTTATCATCATTGCTAAGGACATTAGAAATATCTGAAATCATAGATTTCTCTCCGCTTATCACAGTTGCTCAATTTGCCACTTTAGTTTCTACTTACATGAAAggatttatgataattatagaaCCGTTTGATGAAAGGTCATCAACAGATAGCTGTGTCATGCATTTTAGCTGTTTAGATGCCTCGATTGCCATTAAAccaattttagattatttcaaTACTGTTCTTATAACTTCAGGAACTCTATCGCCATTAGATATGTACCCCAAGATTTTGAACATCAACCCAGTTATAATGACGTCTCTGACCATGACGTTGTCCAGACAGTGTTTTTTACCAATGGTGGTCGGTCGAGGTAATGATCAAGTAGCACTAACGTCCAAGTGGGAATCAAGAGAAGACTCTTCTGTTGCACGTAACTATGGACATTTGTTATTGGAAATGGTAAAAGTGGTACCCGATGGTGTCGTATGTTTTTTTCCATCATATCTATACATGAAATCTGTGGTAGCTGCTTGGTATGATCAAGGATTAATTGAAAAGATTCTAGACTACAAATTGATATTTATCGAAACACAAAATATTGTTGTCACTAACCatgcaataaaatgttatgcaGAAGCCATAGAACGAGGAAAAGGAGCGTTGTTGTTGTCTGTTGCTAGag GTAAAGTGTCTGAAGGTATGGATTTTGATCATCATTATGGTCGAGCAGTAATTGTTTTGGGTATGCCATATGTCTATACTCAATGTCGTATATTAAAAGCTCGCATGGAATATTTATGCAGTCAATACCAAATATCAGAAGGTGATTTCTTAACATTTGATGCGATGAGACACACTGCCCAGTGTGTCGGACGAGCAATCCGTGGTAAAATGGACTACGGCATCATGGTGTTTGCAGACAAAAGGTTTGCCAGACATGATAAAAGAAGTAAATTGCCTAAATGGATACAGGCATATCTAACTGACAATGTTTGCAACTTAACGGTAGACGAAGCTGCACAAATGTCTAAACGTTGGCTAAGATATATAGCACAACCTGATCCAATTGAAAATCAAATGGGAATATCATTATTAGATGTAAATGGACTGAATAAAACTGATTTCTTAACAAAAGTGgttcaaaaatgttga